In one Shewanella loihica PV-4 genomic region, the following are encoded:
- the glpK gene encoding glycerol kinase GlpK — MQQKYVIALDQGTTSSRTIIFDHDANVVAISQREFSQIYPKVGWVEHDPMEIWASQSSTLIEALARAGIHSDEVASIGITNQRETTVLWDKATGKPIYNAIVWQCRRSQPLCESLRAEGYEDYIRQNTGLVLDPYFSATKIRWILDNVEGAREKAEAGELLFGTIDTWLVWKLTEGKVHVTDPTNASRTMLYNIHQQAWDPVLLEALEIPASILPEVKPSCAVYGKTRIAGEGGEIPVAGMAGDQQSALFGQLCIDEGMAKNTYGTGCFLLMNTGLQAVQSNHGLLTTIAVGPKGEVNYALEGSVFMGGATIQWLRDELGLIRDAQDTEYFALKVSDNNGVYLVPAFVGLGAPYWDASARGALVGLSRGANRNHIIRAALEAIAYQSRDLLDAMTKDSGVQLKQLKVDGGAVANDFLMQFQADITDVEVQRPKVTETTAMGAAFLAGLAVGFWQSTAELKHKAGVERCFKPAIADDEREALYLGWKRAVAQVTSESVA; from the coding sequence GTGCAGCAGAAGTATGTCATCGCGCTCGATCAGGGCACGACCAGTTCGCGTACCATCATCTTCGATCACGACGCCAATGTGGTCGCCATCTCCCAGCGAGAATTTTCCCAGATCTATCCTAAGGTGGGTTGGGTGGAACACGATCCCATGGAGATCTGGGCCTCCCAGAGCTCGACCCTGATCGAGGCGCTCGCCAGAGCGGGGATCCACAGCGACGAAGTCGCTAGCATCGGCATCACCAATCAGCGTGAAACCACTGTCCTGTGGGACAAGGCCACGGGTAAACCCATCTATAACGCCATCGTCTGGCAGTGTCGCCGCAGCCAACCCCTGTGTGAATCCCTGAGGGCGGAGGGCTATGAGGATTACATCAGGCAGAATACAGGCTTGGTGTTAGACCCCTATTTCTCGGCTACCAAGATCCGTTGGATCCTAGACAATGTCGAGGGCGCCAGAGAGAAGGCCGAGGCCGGTGAGCTGCTGTTTGGCACCATAGATACCTGGCTGGTGTGGAAACTTACCGAGGGTAAGGTGCATGTGACAGATCCCACCAATGCTTCACGCACCATGCTGTACAACATACATCAGCAGGCCTGGGATCCTGTGTTGCTCGAGGCGCTGGAAATTCCCGCGAGTATCCTGCCCGAGGTGAAGCCCTCCTGCGCCGTGTATGGCAAGACCCGAATTGCCGGGGAGGGTGGCGAGATCCCCGTGGCCGGTATGGCGGGGGATCAACAATCGGCCCTGTTCGGTCAGCTGTGTATCGACGAGGGGATGGCAAAGAATACCTATGGCACAGGCTGTTTCCTGTTGATGAACACAGGTCTGCAGGCGGTGCAATCTAACCATGGCCTGCTGACCACCATAGCCGTGGGGCCAAAGGGCGAGGTCAACTATGCCCTGGAGGGCTCGGTCTTCATGGGAGGCGCCACCATTCAGTGGCTGCGCGATGAGCTGGGGCTGATCCGCGATGCCCAGGACACGGAATATTTTGCCCTTAAGGTCAGCGACAACAACGGTGTGTATCTGGTGCCGGCCTTCGTGGGGCTCGGGGCGCCTTACTGGGATGCCAGCGCCCGCGGCGCCTTGGTCGGCCTCTCCAGGGGCGCGAATCGCAACCATATCATTCGTGCCGCCCTCGAGGCGATCGCCTATCAGAGCCGGGATCTGCTCGATGCCATGACCAAAGACAGTGGCGTGCAGCTGAAACAGCTCAAGGTGGATGGTGGCGCGGTCGCCAACGATTTTCTGATGCAGTTTCAGGCGGATATTACCGATGTCGAGGTGCAGCGACCTAAGGTGACGGAAACCACGGCCATGGGGGCGGCTTTCCTGGCGGGACTCGCGGTAGGCTTTTGGCAATCGACAGCCGAATTGAAACACAAGGCGGGCGTGGAGCGCTGCTTTAAGCCAGCCATTGCCGACGATGAACGTGAAGCCTTGTATCTTGGATGGAAACGCGCGGTTGCTCAGGTGACCAGCGAATCTGTGGCTTAA
- a CDS encoding 2Fe-2S iron-sulfur cluster-binding protein, with amino-acid sequence MRLSIISARSLHRILGLIVGAQLLIWTLTGLAFNLIDDQLLDANVMRTKPGKEQQNSVRLIQPTVTLAEIMAEMTNQQTNSAYQQIDLKRVELAALLERPVYRLRTSAGTLAFWGDTGEAVNLDNEQLIRLARQSYLGEVRLSSPIVDKEAAQRYGGNPAFYRFDTQDKLGTQIFIDGQSGQVKAHENQGSRFKQLLFMLHFIDYFPNNGVSFNHLATQLIAFAALLLGLSGAWVLVRKLAAGDYFSWQVNRSADKGKRQLTLLSPDGEPLESLILAPGNLLDNLNHDRTRIPSQCGGGGQCGMCRVRFLEQAPQATVEEQTRLKQEHLALGIRLSCQHNCHQGKIALTSRAQLRFWQKAQSDAEQAVRPAQASS; translated from the coding sequence ATGAGACTTAGCATAATTAGCGCAAGAAGTTTACATCGCATCCTGGGGCTCATCGTCGGTGCCCAGCTTCTCATCTGGACCCTAACCGGACTGGCCTTTAACCTGATCGACGATCAGCTATTAGATGCCAATGTCATGCGCACCAAGCCTGGCAAAGAACAGCAAAACAGCGTCAGGTTAATTCAACCGACAGTGACATTGGCAGAGATAATGGCAGAAATGACAAACCAACAGACAAACAGTGCCTATCAGCAAATAGACCTGAAACGCGTCGAGCTCGCCGCGCTGCTGGAGCGCCCGGTCTATCGCCTGAGGACGAGCGCCGGCACCCTCGCCTTTTGGGGCGATACCGGCGAGGCGGTGAACCTGGATAACGAGCAGCTGATACGGCTCGCCCGGCAGAGTTATTTAGGGGAGGTCAGGCTCTCCTCTCCCATTGTCGATAAAGAAGCAGCGCAGCGCTATGGCGGCAACCCGGCCTTCTATCGTTTCGATACCCAGGATAAGCTAGGCACACAGATCTTCATCGACGGCCAGAGCGGTCAGGTCAAGGCCCACGAAAACCAGGGCTCGCGATTCAAGCAGCTGCTCTTCATGCTGCACTTTATCGACTATTTCCCGAATAATGGCGTGAGCTTCAATCACCTGGCGACCCAGCTGATTGCCTTCGCCGCCCTGCTGCTCGGTCTCAGTGGCGCCTGGGTACTGGTGCGCAAACTGGCCGCCGGTGACTACTTCAGCTGGCAGGTAAATAGAAGCGCAGACAAGGGTAAGCGGCAATTAACCTTACTCTCCCCGGACGGTGAGCCGCTCGAAAGCCTCATACTGGCGCCGGGCAATCTGCTAGATAATCTTAACCACGACAGAACCCGCATCCCCAGCCAGTGTGGCGGTGGTGGTCAGTGCGGCATGTGCCGCGTCCGCTTCCTGGAGCAGGCGCCGCAGGCGACCGTCGAAGAGCAAACTCGCCTCAAGCAGGAACATTTAGCCCTGGGCATTCGCCTCAGCTGTCAGCATAATTGCCACCAAGGCAAGATAGCGCTCACCAGCCGCGCGCAGCTAAGGTTCTGGCAGAAGGCACAGAGTGATGCCGAGCAGGCAGTGCGTCCGGCTCAGGCCTCCTCGTAA
- a CDS encoding nuclear transport factor 2 family protein produces MKPYLLAASIALLPISAFADPSATQVVKGFIDAYNQHSVEKMLTHVSDDVRWMHISGSKIEVETSDKAQFGAAMTDYFETLTGAQATILELIDSSHYVSTVERVTWENDGEQLSQCSVGNFRVQDGKIAEFWYLPAHACDEQLEAAEQVESEPEPELDPNQPNQQ; encoded by the coding sequence ATGAAACCCTATCTTCTGGCTGCAAGCATAGCATTACTGCCGATATCGGCCTTCGCCGACCCGAGTGCGACGCAAGTGGTGAAAGGGTTTATCGACGCCTATAACCAGCACAGTGTCGAGAAAATGCTGACCCATGTGTCGGACGATGTGCGCTGGATGCATATCTCTGGCAGCAAGATAGAGGTTGAAACCTCGGATAAGGCGCAATTTGGCGCCGCCATGACAGACTATTTCGAGACCCTCACCGGCGCCCAGGCCACCATACTCGAGCTGATCGACTCTTCTCACTATGTCAGCACGGTAGAGCGTGTGACCTGGGAGAACGATGGTGAGCAACTCAGCCAGTGCAGCGTAGGTAATTTCCGCGTGCAGGACGGTAAGATAGCCGAGTTTTGGTATCTGCCCGCCCACGCCTGTGACGAGCAGTTAGAGGCCGCCGAGCAAGTCGAGTCTGAGCCAGAGCCAGAGCTCGATCCGAACCAGCCTAACCAGCAGTAG
- a CDS encoding outer membrane protein transport protein, protein MKKHILSLAVVAAIATPLSQVQAAGFQLAEYSATGLGRAFAGEAAMADNAAAQARNPAMLTYLEGRQLSLGGIYVMPNVDVEGDVTLASPVLGPQGVTMNADALDVADDALVPNFYYSNQLNDQWTWGLAVNSNYGLATEVPSTHPTAIFGKETSVTTVEFNPNLAYKVSEAVSVGAGLRIVYGEGKIGASTPAWVDGIKAIPTLPAEIAGALPPGGTSLKSMEGDDIGYGWQLGASWQINPAHRIGLAYHSGVELELDGHASGLIYNGGQDVEIEGYMPLELPAFAELASYHQLTDNWAMHASINWTQWSVFDQLVAYFPGEQKPVGGLESDLVKVENFKDNWRFALGTSYQLSDKWLVRGGVALDKTAVEDEYRTITIPDSDRLWFSAGAGYQASKNLTLDFAVTYIKAHGDAPINETMNLMNLAQVSFNGEAGGDVWLLGAQLSYKM, encoded by the coding sequence TATTCTGCCACGGGTCTAGGCCGTGCCTTTGCGGGTGAGGCGGCCATGGCCGACAACGCCGCTGCTCAGGCGCGCAACCCTGCTATGTTGACCTACCTCGAGGGACGTCAGCTGTCGCTGGGTGGTATCTATGTAATGCCAAACGTCGACGTTGAGGGCGACGTGACTCTGGCTTCACCTGTGTTAGGGCCTCAGGGTGTGACCATGAACGCCGATGCCCTGGATGTGGCTGACGACGCCCTGGTGCCTAACTTCTACTATTCTAACCAGCTTAACGACCAGTGGACCTGGGGTTTAGCGGTTAACTCTAACTATGGTCTGGCGACCGAGGTGCCGAGCACGCATCCTACCGCTATCTTTGGTAAAGAAACTTCAGTGACCACTGTGGAGTTCAATCCAAATCTGGCTTACAAGGTGTCTGAGGCCGTTTCTGTCGGTGCGGGCCTGCGTATCGTCTATGGCGAAGGTAAGATTGGCGCCTCTACGCCGGCTTGGGTCGATGGCATCAAGGCGATCCCTACTCTGCCTGCCGAGATCGCAGGCGCACTACCACCAGGTGGCACTAGCCTGAAATCGATGGAAGGCGATGATATTGGCTACGGTTGGCAGCTGGGTGCCAGCTGGCAGATCAACCCGGCGCACCGTATCGGTCTGGCCTATCACAGTGGCGTCGAGCTGGAACTCGACGGTCATGCCTCTGGCCTGATCTACAACGGTGGTCAGGATGTGGAGATCGAGGGTTATATGCCACTCGAGCTACCAGCCTTTGCCGAGTTGGCCTCTTACCATCAGCTCACCGACAACTGGGCGATGCATGCCAGCATTAACTGGACCCAGTGGAGCGTGTTCGATCAACTGGTGGCTTACTTCCCAGGCGAGCAGAAGCCTGTTGGCGGCCTGGAGTCGGACCTGGTGAAGGTTGAGAACTTTAAAGACAACTGGCGTTTTGCCCTGGGCACCAGCTATCAGCTAAGCGATAAGTGGCTGGTACGAGGTGGTGTGGCGCTGGATAAGACGGCGGTAGAAGATGAGTATCGCACCATCACTATCCCCGATTCAGACCGTCTGTGGTTCAGTGCGGGTGCTGGCTATCAAGCCTCTAAGAACCTGACTTTGGACTTTGCCGTGACTTACATCAAGGCCCACGGTGATGCGCCGATCAACGAGACCATGAACCTGATGAACCTGGCTCAGGTGAGCTTTAACGGTGAAGCGGGTGGCGATGTCTGGTTGCTGGGCGCTCAGTTAAGCTACAAGATGTAA